In one Ralstonia pickettii genomic region, the following are encoded:
- a CDS encoding Spy/CpxP family protein refolding chaperone: MTAVISRRLAAAAAGLVFSCAAAAQTAAPGAAPLSPMQPMQSIPPHGSGMMGRGPGPAFGPGGPHGMGSHHGGAPFLRGLDLSEAQRDKIFAIEYAQMPEAREQRKAIEHARRDLHQMVTSGQYDEARARSLTESLGRAVAREAQLRAQAGAKVMQVLTPEQRKQIADREAQRVAELPPERNEGAPMPELAAM, from the coding sequence ATGACCGCTGTGATTTCCCGCCGCCTGGCCGCTGCTGCTGCCGGGCTCGTTTTTTCGTGTGCCGCGGCGGCCCAGACTGCCGCACCGGGCGCCGCTCCGCTCTCACCGATGCAGCCCATGCAGTCGATACCACCGCATGGCTCCGGCATGATGGGGCGAGGGCCCGGCCCTGCATTCGGCCCAGGCGGTCCGCATGGCATGGGCTCCCATCATGGTGGCGCGCCTTTCCTGCGCGGCCTGGACCTGAGTGAAGCGCAGCGTGACAAGATCTTCGCCATCGAATATGCGCAGATGCCGGAAGCGCGCGAGCAGCGCAAGGCCATCGAGCACGCCCGGCGCGATCTGCATCAGATGGTGACTTCGGGCCAGTATGACGAAGCGCGCGCGCGCAGCCTGACCGAATCGCTGGGCCGCGCCGTGGCGCGCGAAGCGCAACTGCGTGCGCAAGCCGGCGCCAAGGTCATGCAGGTGCTCACGCCCGAGCAGCGCAAGCAGATCGCCGATCGTGAAGCCCAGCGTGTGGCCGAACTCCCGCCGGAACGCAACGAAGGTGCGCCGATGCCGGAACTGGCCGCGATGTAA
- a CDS encoding DMT family transporter, translating into MSERLEGCLYLALAMVLVGSTVAASKIIAAGLPPFTATALRFAMALPLFLLIMRMTRTRWPALARRDWALLFVQAAAGSVGYTTLLISGLQHTSAADAGVIIGTLPVMSALIAIVLLGERPGRAVLGAIGLATAGVLAIALQPRGDATHPLLGNLLVMGAVVCEGLFILLNKRLRTPVPPLALSALMSAFGLLTALLPGLWEAPWQLHASAQATHALMAVAYYAIVPTVGGFVLWYAGAARVSGAEASLFTALAPVAAVVFAATLLGEAVSARQVGGIACVLAGVLSLGLARAPRPVTTTTS; encoded by the coding sequence ATGTCCGAACGACTCGAAGGTTGTCTCTACCTCGCCCTGGCGATGGTGCTGGTCGGCAGCACCGTGGCGGCCAGCAAGATCATCGCGGCGGGCCTGCCGCCATTTACAGCGACAGCGTTGCGCTTTGCGATGGCGCTGCCGCTGTTCCTGCTCATCATGCGCATGACCCGCACGCGCTGGCCTGCGCTCGCACGCAGGGATTGGGCGCTGCTTTTCGTGCAGGCGGCTGCCGGCAGCGTGGGCTATACGACGCTGCTCATTTCGGGGCTGCAGCATACGTCGGCCGCGGATGCGGGCGTCATCATCGGCACGCTGCCGGTCATGTCGGCGTTGATCGCCATCGTGCTGCTGGGCGAACGGCCCGGCCGCGCGGTGCTGGGGGCGATTGGGCTAGCCACCGCCGGCGTGCTGGCCATCGCCCTGCAGCCGCGCGGCGACGCGACACATCCGCTGCTGGGCAACCTGCTGGTGATGGGCGCCGTGGTGTGCGAGGGGCTCTTCATCCTGCTCAACAAGCGGCTGCGCACGCCGGTGCCGCCGCTGGCCCTGTCGGCATTGATGAGTGCGTTCGGCTTGCTGACTGCGCTGCTGCCCGGGCTGTGGGAGGCGCCGTGGCAGTTGCACGCATCCGCGCAGGCAACGCACGCGCTGATGGCGGTAGCCTATTACGCCATCGTGCCGACGGTCGGCGGTTTTGTGCTTTGGTATGCCGGGGCCGCACGCGTGAGCGGTGCGGAGGCATCGTTGTTCACCGCACTCGCGCCTGTGGCAGCGGTGGTTTTTGCAGCAACGCTGCTCGGCGAGGCGGTCAGCGCGCGCCAGGTCGGTGGCATTGCGTGCGTGCTGGCGGGTGTGCTCAGCCTTGGTTTGGCGCGTGCGCCACGGCCGGTCACAACAACGACGAGTTAG
- a CDS encoding AraC family transcriptional regulator has protein sequence MRGVEAVAADSGHAFPRHTHGQFGIGIVDRGAQKSFSGRGTVEAGAGDVITVNPLEVHDGTPIGDAGRAWRMLYLDPGVVADMATDLHPGHYGDAEFDRPVIRDATLAPRVRLLFAQMTMPGARNDALLREQLLLSVLADALHPANRPANHHTDAVPDAIRLARTRIDDDPAAAISLLDLARETGLSRFQVLRGFARVTGLTPHAYQVQRRVALARRLIAQGEPLAEVAAACGFADQSHMTRQFVRKYGVSPGMVAAAR, from the coding sequence ATGCGCGGCGTGGAAGCCGTTGCCGCAGATTCCGGCCACGCTTTTCCTCGCCACACGCACGGCCAGTTCGGCATCGGCATCGTCGATCGCGGGGCGCAGAAGTCGTTCAGCGGACGCGGCACCGTGGAAGCCGGTGCGGGCGACGTCATCACCGTCAATCCGCTTGAAGTGCACGATGGCACACCCATCGGCGATGCCGGCCGCGCGTGGCGCATGCTTTACCTTGACCCCGGCGTGGTCGCCGACATGGCGACGGATCTGCACCCCGGCCACTACGGCGACGCCGAGTTTGACCGCCCTGTCATCCGCGACGCCACTCTCGCACCGCGCGTGCGCCTGCTGTTTGCGCAGATGACGATGCCCGGCGCCCGAAACGACGCCCTGCTGCGCGAGCAGTTGCTGCTGTCCGTACTGGCGGACGCGCTGCATCCCGCAAACCGACCGGCCAACCACCACACCGACGCAGTCCCCGATGCCATCCGGCTCGCCCGCACCCGCATCGATGATGACCCGGCCGCGGCCATCTCCCTGCTCGACCTCGCGCGCGAGACCGGCCTGAGCCGCTTCCAGGTATTGCGCGGCTTTGCCCGCGTCACGGGCCTCACGCCCCACGCCTATCAGGTGCAGCGTCGCGTGGCCCTGGCGCGCCGGCTGATCGCCCAAGGCGAGCCGTTGGCGGAAGTGGCGGCCGCTTGCGGCTTTGCCGATCAAAGCCACATGACGCGGCAGTTCGTGCGCAAGTACGGCGTATCGCCGGGCATGGTGGCGGCGGCGCGCTAG
- a CDS encoding TerC family protein → MTWLADPSIWIGLFTLVVLEIVLGIDNLVFIAILVNKLPPALRDRARVIGLGLALLMRMVLLAAMSWLIGLTKPLLTLGPVDLSGRSMILLLGGFFLLFKATSELHERLDGQPQDESHGSGHGKFWNVIAQVVILDAVFSIDSVITAVGMVNDLPVMMAAVVVAMGAMLFASRPLTNFVNAHRTVVVLCLSFLLMIGFSLVAEGLGFHIPKGYLYAAIGFSILIEFFNQMAQRNTVRYERRRPLRERTADAVLSLLGDRRGAPAESESHEAASHDAGQSVPETVFRPEERSMVSGVLDLAERSVRSIMTPRHDISWVDLDADAAVTRKLLLAVPHNQFPVCRGGLDDLVGVARAKDLMGDLDTRGSIDVDRSVKPALKVSDNIGILRLMDQLKRARGRMLVVTDPLDVVQGVVTPIDVLEAIAGEFPDEDERPGVVEVSDGCWEVAGEADLRQLEDVLHVDWLLDEGGGATSLGGYLFNQWDRLPEVGDTLVRHDLRFVILEAGSRRIVRVRIERMEDVTAPEAEA, encoded by the coding sequence ATGACCTGGCTTGCTGACCCGTCCATCTGGATTGGCCTGTTTACCCTGGTGGTGCTCGAGATTGTTCTCGGCATCGACAACCTCGTCTTCATCGCCATCCTGGTCAACAAGCTGCCGCCTGCGCTGCGCGACCGCGCCCGCGTGATCGGGCTGGGGCTGGCCTTGCTGATGCGCATGGTGCTGCTGGCTGCCATGTCGTGGCTGATCGGGCTGACCAAGCCGTTGCTCACGCTAGGGCCGGTCGATCTGTCGGGCCGATCGATGATCCTGCTGCTGGGCGGCTTCTTCCTGCTGTTCAAGGCCACGTCCGAACTGCACGAACGCCTGGACGGCCAGCCGCAAGACGAAAGCCATGGCAGCGGTCATGGCAAGTTCTGGAACGTGATCGCGCAGGTGGTGATTCTCGATGCGGTGTTCTCCATCGACTCCGTCATCACTGCCGTGGGCATGGTCAACGACCTGCCGGTGATGATGGCAGCCGTGGTGGTCGCCATGGGCGCCATGCTGTTTGCCTCACGCCCGTTGACGAACTTCGTCAACGCGCATCGCACGGTGGTGGTGTTGTGCCTGAGCTTCCTGCTCATGATCGGTTTCTCGCTCGTGGCCGAGGGCCTGGGCTTTCATATTCCGAAGGGCTATCTGTATGCAGCCATTGGCTTCTCGATCCTGATCGAATTCTTCAACCAGATGGCTCAGCGCAATACCGTGCGCTACGAGCGCCGCCGCCCGCTGCGCGAGCGTACCGCTGACGCGGTGCTGAGCCTGCTGGGCGACCGCCGTGGCGCGCCGGCCGAGTCCGAATCGCACGAGGCTGCCTCGCACGATGCCGGCCAGTCCGTACCCGAGACCGTCTTTCGCCCGGAAGAGCGCAGCATGGTCAGCGGCGTGCTCGACCTGGCCGAGCGCTCGGTGCGCTCGATCATGACGCCGCGCCACGATATTTCGTGGGTGGATCTGGATGCCGATGCGGCCGTTACGCGCAAGTTGCTGCTGGCCGTGCCGCACAACCAGTTTCCGGTCTGCCGCGGCGGGCTGGATGACCTGGTGGGCGTGGCGCGCGCCAAAGACCTGATGGGCGATCTCGACACCCGTGGCTCCATCGACGTAGACCGCAGCGTGAAGCCCGCGCTCAAGGTGTCCGACAACATCGGCATCCTCCGCCTGATGGATCAGCTCAAGCGTGCGCGCGGGCGCATGCTGGTGGTGACCGATCCGCTGGACGTGGTGCAAGGCGTGGTGACGCCCATCGACGTGCTCGAAGCCATTGCCGGTGAATTCCCCGATGAAGACGAACGCCCCGGCGTGGTGGAAGTCAGCGATGGCTGCTGGGAAGTGGCTGGCGAGGCCGACCTGCGCCAGCTCGAAGATGTCCTGCATGTCGACTGGCTGCTCGACGAAGGCGGCGGCGCCACGAGCCTTGGCGGCTACCTGTTCAACCAGTGGGACCGCCTGCCAGAGGTGGGCGATACGCTGGTGCGCCACGACTTGCGCTTTGTGATCCTGGAAGCGGGCAGCCGCCGCATCGTGCGCGTGCGCATCGAGCGCATGGAAGACGTGACGGCGCCCGAGGCGGAAGCCTAA
- a CDS encoding sensor domain-containing protein: MIQFLPAQAGAFPADVAPSPEAAQRPVAVTAGAMAEGRNTDFDALSRLSSDAVLLTVDGRLVQANPAAARLLGAQDPAQLAGLQLAGLIHPDDVAQVVPRLAGMVSSGVSAQPVEHRLVRADYTHVLVASEAAACEHEGQPAVMLVLREAVSRHALERHAVQARAEALYARRLLASENAVLAQLASNATLSTVLRHLCLYVEQVYPNAMSALLLLDAGSQTLRVAAAPTLPAAYAATLENSPVGPEAGACGCAMYLGDTVFIDSIATDPRWQRERTAALAAGFASAWALPIRSSRGDKLGVLALFYRQPCMPVEEEQHFLDDVTHLAGVAIQKDNVERGLAESEERYRLAISNLHEGVVIMSPDGVVQAANASAERILRVRPGQLVGRNRLDPIQRVVDEHGKEVGSTMMPSGLVLRTGEPIFGRVYGLLLKTGELMWVRQNIIPIRRHAEPTPSSVMLSFADITDIKRAEQRLRHLAAHDALTGLTNRSFFIAHLESAIESARDESRELALFFLDLDRFKSVNDTAGHACGDTLLQSAAARLTDCIGPGDVIARLGGDEFVILIDQRVEGKRIALLAERLLQAMREPFDTVNGRYYLGVSIGVALYPHDGISGSDLLRSADAAMYRAKQNGRNRAQFYTAELNARLQRRYMLENALRDARENNELQLVYQPKYDLASHRIVGAEALLRWNSAKLGAISPVEFIPVAEETGLIVPIGAWVLRRACEQAVIWYEALGYDFRMAVNLSARQFQAGDVVPMIEQTLADSGLPPTALEVEITESLLMGGADEVRPMFDALTAQGIRISIDDFGTGYSSLSYLQRFPISNVKIDRSFITGIPGDPDSVALTEAIVAMARALGMTVTAEGVEDADQVEFLAKAGCQEIQGYYIGKPVTAEGFDRLLRAHLSVVDAGVRAALG; encoded by the coding sequence ATGATCCAGTTCCTTCCGGCTCAGGCCGGAGCCTTTCCTGCAGATGTTGCGCCCAGCCCCGAGGCCGCGCAACGTCCGGTAGCGGTCACGGCCGGGGCGATGGCCGAAGGGCGTAACACCGATTTCGACGCGCTGTCTCGGCTGTCGTCCGACGCGGTATTGCTGACCGTGGATGGGCGCCTGGTGCAAGCCAACCCGGCCGCTGCCCGTCTGCTGGGCGCGCAGGATCCAGCGCAATTGGCAGGCCTGCAACTCGCCGGCCTGATTCATCCCGATGACGTTGCCCAGGTGGTGCCGCGCCTGGCGGGCATGGTGAGCAGCGGCGTGTCTGCCCAGCCCGTCGAGCACCGTCTCGTGCGTGCCGACTACACGCATGTTCTGGTTGCCAGCGAAGCCGCCGCGTGCGAGCACGAAGGCCAGCCCGCCGTCATGCTCGTGCTGCGTGAAGCCGTGTCGCGCCATGCGCTGGAGCGACACGCCGTGCAGGCCCGCGCCGAGGCGCTGTATGCGCGCCGCCTGCTCGCTTCGGAGAATGCCGTGCTTGCGCAACTTGCCTCCAACGCGACGCTGTCGACCGTGCTGCGCCACCTGTGCCTGTACGTCGAGCAGGTCTACCCGAATGCCATGTCGGCGCTGTTGTTGCTGGATGCAGGCTCGCAGACCCTGCGTGTGGCCGCCGCGCCCACGTTGCCTGCGGCCTATGCTGCCACGCTGGAAAACTCGCCTGTCGGCCCCGAGGCGGGCGCATGCGGTTGTGCCATGTACCTGGGCGACACCGTGTTCATCGACAGCATTGCGACCGACCCGCGCTGGCAGCGGGAGCGCACGGCAGCACTGGCGGCGGGCTTTGCTTCCGCCTGGGCGTTGCCGATCCGTTCATCGCGCGGGGACAAGCTTGGTGTGCTCGCGCTGTTCTATCGACAGCCGTGCATGCCCGTGGAAGAAGAACAGCATTTCCTTGACGACGTCACGCACCTGGCGGGCGTTGCCATTCAGAAAGACAACGTCGAACGTGGTCTGGCCGAAAGCGAAGAGCGCTACCGGCTGGCGATTTCGAACCTGCACGAAGGCGTCGTCATCATGTCGCCGGACGGTGTGGTGCAGGCCGCCAATGCCAGCGCCGAGCGCATCCTGCGGGTGCGTCCGGGCCAGCTTGTCGGCCGCAACCGGCTCGACCCGATTCAACGCGTCGTGGACGAGCACGGCAAGGAAGTCGGCTCGACCATGATGCCGTCCGGGCTGGTGCTGCGCACCGGCGAGCCCATCTTCGGCCGCGTCTACGGGCTATTGCTCAAGACCGGTGAACTGATGTGGGTGCGGCAGAACATCATTCCGATCCGTCGTCACGCCGAGCCCACACCCAGCAGCGTGATGCTGTCGTTTGCCGATATCACCGACATCAAGCGCGCCGAGCAGCGCCTGCGCCATCTGGCCGCGCACGACGCGCTCACGGGGCTGACCAACCGCAGCTTTTTCATCGCGCACCTGGAAAGCGCCATTGAGAGCGCGCGTGACGAGAGCCGCGAACTGGCGCTCTTCTTCCTCGACCTGGACCGCTTCAAGAGCGTGAACGACACCGCGGGCCATGCCTGCGGCGACACGCTGCTGCAAAGCGCAGCCGCGCGCCTGACCGATTGCATCGGCCCGGGCGACGTGATCGCCCGTCTGGGCGGCGACGAGTTCGTCATCCTCATCGACCAGCGTGTCGAGGGCAAGCGCATTGCGCTGCTGGCTGAACGTTTGCTTCAGGCCATGCGCGAGCCGTTCGATACCGTCAACGGGCGGTATTACCTGGGCGTGTCGATTGGCGTGGCGCTGTATCCGCACGACGGCATTTCGGGGTCCGACCTGCTGCGTTCGGCTGACGCCGCCATGTACCGGGCCAAGCAGAACGGCCGTAACCGTGCACAGTTCTACACGGCTGAACTGAACGCCCGCCTGCAACGTCGCTACATGCTGGAAAACGCGCTGCGCGACGCGCGCGAGAACAACGAACTGCAGCTCGTCTATCAGCCCAAGTACGACCTGGCCAGCCATCGCATCGTTGGCGCCGAGGCGCTGCTGCGCTGGAACAGCGCCAAGCTCGGAGCGATCTCGCCGGTGGAGTTCATCCCGGTGGCGGAAGAGACCGGGCTGATCGTACCGATTGGCGCATGGGTCCTGCGCCGTGCCTGCGAGCAGGCCGTGATCTGGTACGAAGCACTGGGCTACGACTTCCGCATGGCGGTCAACCTGTCGGCGCGCCAGTTCCAGGCCGGCGACGTGGTGCCGATGATCGAGCAGACGCTGGCCGACTCTGGCCTGCCGCCCACCGCGCTCGAAGTCGAAATTACCGAAAGCCTGCTGATGGGTGGTGCGGATGAAGTCCGCCCCATGTTCGATGCGCTCACCGCGCAGGGCATCCGGATCTCCATCGACGATTTCGGTACCGGCTATTCGTCGCTGTCGTATCTGCAGCGCTTCCCGATCAGCAACGTGAAGATCGACCGCTCGTTCATCACGGGCATTCCCGGCGACCCGGATTCCGTGGCGCTGACGGAGGCCATCGTCGCCATGGCCCGCGCCCTCGGCATGACGGTCACGGCCGAAGGCGTGGAAGACGCCGACCAGGTGGAATTCCTCGCCAAAGCGGGCTGCCAGGAAATCCAGGGTTACTACATCGGCAAGCCGGTCACGGCCGAAGGTTTCGACCGCTTGCTGCGGGCGCACCTGTCGGTGGTGGATGCCGGCGTGCGCGCCGCGCTGGGCTGA
- a CDS encoding DUF6622 family protein: MLESIASIVSHTPAWVFVAFAVLIAIGVRQMQPRIVSRRRLIVLPLVVAAYSLYGVSMASHASPLALTMWLVAVVVAFLVTYMSPPNGAVSETARTVRVPGSWVPMVVIVGLFAARYAYNVMLAMHPEVSHSGSFMALFSALFGFLGGLLLSRSVLLHVRTPRLAAA, translated from the coding sequence ATGCTCGAATCGATCGCCTCCATCGTCTCGCATACGCCCGCCTGGGTGTTCGTCGCGTTTGCCGTGCTGATTGCCATTGGGGTGCGTCAGATGCAGCCCCGCATCGTGTCGCGCCGCCGCCTGATCGTGCTGCCGCTCGTGGTGGCCGCGTATTCGCTTTACGGCGTGTCGATGGCAAGCCATGCCAGCCCGCTTGCGCTCACGATGTGGCTGGTCGCGGTTGTCGTGGCGTTCCTGGTGACGTATATGTCGCCGCCCAACGGCGCCGTCTCTGAAACGGCCCGCACTGTGCGTGTGCCGGGCAGCTGGGTGCCGATGGTCGTGATCGTGGGCCTGTTCGCCGCCCGCTATGCCTACAACGTGATGCTCGCGATGCACCCGGAAGTCTCGCACTCCGGCAGCTTCATGGCGCTGTTCAGCGCGCTGTTCGGCTTCCTGGGCGGCCTGCTGCTCTCGCGCTCGGTGCTGCTGCACGTGCGTACGCCGCGCCTGGCGGCGGCTTGA
- a CDS encoding response regulator, with the protein MILIIEDEPKLAALMTDYLHAAHYETEWLADGTHATQRVRETAPELVLLDLMLPGKDGLEICREVRAFSEVPIVMVTARVEEIDRLLGLELGADDYVCKPFSPRELVARIKTILRRVQRGGGVPESALHIDAAAYAATLRGQRLDLTPVEFRLLAALAGAPGRILSRSNLLEQIYDDHRIVTDRTVDTHIKNLRRKMEQVSPGTEMIHSVYGVGYRLDA; encoded by the coding sequence ATGATTCTGATCATTGAAGACGAACCCAAGCTGGCTGCATTGATGACCGACTATCTGCACGCCGCTCACTACGAGACCGAGTGGCTGGCCGATGGCACGCACGCGACGCAGCGCGTTCGCGAGACGGCACCCGAACTCGTGCTGCTCGACCTCATGCTGCCCGGCAAGGACGGCCTGGAAATCTGCCGAGAGGTGCGCGCCTTCAGTGAAGTGCCCATCGTCATGGTGACGGCGCGCGTGGAAGAAATCGACCGCCTGCTCGGCCTTGAACTGGGGGCCGACGACTACGTCTGCAAGCCCTTCAGCCCGCGCGAACTCGTGGCGCGCATCAAGACCATCCTGCGGCGCGTACAGCGCGGTGGCGGCGTGCCGGAGAGCGCGTTGCACATCGATGCCGCTGCCTATGCCGCCACGCTGCGCGGCCAGCGCCTCGACCTCACGCCGGTTGAATTTCGCCTGCTGGCCGCGCTTGCAGGCGCACCGGGGCGCATTCTGTCGCGCTCGAATCTGCTCGAGCAGATCTACGACGACCACCGCATCGTGACCGACCGCACGGTCGATACGCACATCAAGAATCTGCGCCGCAAGATGGAGCAGGTGAGCCCGGGCACCGAGATGATCCATTCCGTCTATGGCGTGGGTTACCGGCTCGACGCCTGA
- a CDS encoding ATP-binding protein translates to MRPSFGITSKLFVALFMLSIVVALAMGAAVRWRFDANFLDYVNAREAERMAVLAQSVESAYTQHGGWDFLRGDRMAWFSLLRREGARARANGMGGDRFDLPPGHRFDPLPPGIEKDAPPPPGPPTAGRLPPHPPGEPPTPHSPIWLLDAQRNVIIGDGPPLGPNARWQELRHNGQTVGWLAMPPRMRVPEGADQAFQAQQLRATWIIAGLSVLLAALVAVLLARGLLAPMRRLTDAARRMADGDYATRVDVHSRDELGELAADFNHLAASLETNQKMRRQLTADISHELRTPLAVLRGELEALEDGVRPLTATSLASLQAEVSTLNKLIDDLYELSLADVGALAFHMEPLDLADTVCSAVQGFTPRLMEKRIALQLDVPAAPSHSTMVKGDAQRLRQVMQNLLENTLRYTDAGGTLRVHVHQEGGWQQIDVQDSAPGVPETMLPRIFDRLFRVDASRSRAQGGAGLGLSLCQTIVAAHGGTIEARHSPLGGLWIAIRLPVLDVLDPLADHDSDH, encoded by the coding sequence ATGCGCCCGTCTTTCGGTATCACCTCCAAGCTGTTCGTTGCGTTGTTCATGCTGAGCATCGTCGTTGCGCTCGCCATGGGCGCGGCGGTGCGCTGGCGCTTTGACGCCAACTTTCTCGACTACGTGAACGCACGCGAGGCTGAGCGCATGGCCGTGCTCGCGCAAAGCGTGGAATCCGCCTACACGCAGCACGGGGGCTGGGATTTCCTGCGCGGCGATCGCATGGCATGGTTCAGCCTGCTGCGCCGCGAAGGCGCCCGGGCACGCGCCAACGGCATGGGCGGCGACCGCTTCGATCTGCCGCCGGGTCATCGCTTCGATCCGCTCCCGCCCGGCATCGAAAAAGACGCGCCGCCGCCGCCCGGGCCGCCCACTGCAGGCCGCTTGCCGCCGCACCCGCCCGGCGAGCCGCCGACCCCTCATTCGCCGATCTGGCTGCTGGATGCCCAGCGCAACGTCATCATTGGCGACGGGCCGCCGCTGGGCCCCAATGCGCGTTGGCAGGAACTGCGCCACAACGGCCAGACCGTCGGCTGGCTGGCCATGCCGCCGCGCATGCGCGTGCCTGAAGGCGCCGACCAGGCGTTCCAGGCGCAGCAGTTGCGCGCCACGTGGATCATCGCGGGGCTCTCCGTCCTGCTGGCGGCGCTGGTGGCGGTGCTGCTCGCACGCGGTCTGCTGGCGCCGATGCGTCGCCTGACAGATGCCGCGCGCCGCATGGCCGACGGCGACTACGCCACCCGCGTCGACGTCCATTCACGCGATGAACTCGGCGAGCTGGCCGCGGATTTCAACCACCTTGCCGCATCGCTGGAGACCAACCAGAAGATGCGTCGCCAGCTCACGGCCGATATTTCGCATGAACTGCGCACGCCGCTGGCCGTGCTGCGCGGCGAGCTCGAAGCGCTGGAAGACGGCGTGCGCCCGTTGACGGCCACCTCGCTCGCGTCGTTGCAGGCGGAGGTGTCGACGCTCAACAAGCTCATCGACGACTTGTATGAACTCTCGCTGGCAGACGTGGGCGCGCTGGCCTTCCACATGGAGCCGCTCGACCTGGCCGATACCGTGTGCAGCGCCGTGCAGGGCTTCACGCCGCGCCTGATGGAAAAGCGCATCGCGTTGCAACTGGACGTGCCGGCCGCGCCGTCGCATTCCACGATGGTCAAAGGCGACGCGCAGCGCCTGCGGCAGGTCATGCAGAACCTGCTGGAAAACACCCTGCGCTATACCGACGCCGGCGGCACGCTGCGCGTGCATGTCCATCAGGAAGGCGGTTGGCAGCAGATCGACGTGCAGGACAGCGCGCCGGGCGTGCCCGAGACGATGCTGCCGCGCATTTTCGATCGCTTGTTCCGGGTGGATGCCTCGCGCAGCCGGGCACAAGGCGGGGCGGGCCTCGGATTGAGCCTGTGCCAGACCATCGTTGCCGCACACGGCGGCACCATTGAAGCCAGACATTCGCCGTTGGGCGGGCTGTGGATCGCCATCCGCCTGCCTGTTCTTGATGTGCTTGATCCGCTAGCCGACCATGATTCTGATCATTGA
- a CDS encoding universal stress protein: MFTHILLPTDGSEQCRKAIDGALELARATGCRLTAYTCIEEFPNMAYSAGVGECPHAYYMETVQGYAKECIERIAERAREEGVQFDSDVSQFAEPYLGILDAAKRHACDVIFMASHGHRSLMGRLLIGNETRKVLTYADVPVVVYR, from the coding sequence ATGTTTACCCATATCCTCTTGCCGACCGACGGCTCCGAGCAGTGCCGCAAGGCCATCGACGGCGCACTCGAGTTGGCGCGCGCGACCGGTTGCCGCCTCACCGCCTACACGTGCATTGAAGAATTTCCTAACATGGCCTATTCGGCCGGCGTGGGAGAGTGTCCACACGCGTACTACATGGAAACGGTGCAGGGCTACGCCAAGGAGTGCATCGAGCGCATTGCAGAGCGCGCCCGGGAAGAAGGTGTGCAGTTCGACAGCGATGTGTCGCAGTTTGCCGAGCCTTACCTGGGCATTCTCGACGCGGCCAAGCGGCACGCGTGCGACGTCATCTTCATGGCATCGCACGGGCATCGCAGCCTGATGGGGCGACTGTTGATCGGCAACGAGACGCGCAAGGTGCTGACCTACGCAGACGTGCCGGTCGTCGTCTACCGCTGA
- a CDS encoding helix-turn-helix transcriptional regulator, with translation MRRAPTSPSTQPADPRVTADASVFGTLARGSRASLERVTNLGDGVTAAIWRNEHDEARYIQPGHHTLSVYLQGGYTTHRQDLPHLFGAPGRVCMLPAEHQSSWVIEQPMRFVHLYFTPDALAGHAVRLLDAEPRLFTLHDRTFIEDVHLAQACANIAQLDWTDLDDRMRANALANDTLSYLVQTQGRTRVLAVRGGLAPHVCRRIAARIDAELHLPLSLGQLAAEANLSEFHFARMFRASFGAAPHEWVMQQRMARAQTLLRTTTLALATIAERCGFASPSHFSRRFALQLGAPPSRYRLAWQHG, from the coding sequence GTGCGCCGCGCCCCCACGTCCCCATCGACCCAACCTGCTGATCCTCGCGTAACCGCAGACGCGAGCGTCTTCGGCACGCTTGCACGCGGCTCGCGTGCTTCGCTCGAGCGCGTCACCAACCTGGGCGATGGCGTGACCGCCGCCATCTGGCGCAACGAGCACGACGAGGCCCGCTACATCCAGCCCGGGCACCACACGCTGTCGGTCTATCTGCAAGGCGGCTACACGACGCACCGGCAAGATCTGCCGCACCTGTTCGGCGCGCCGGGCCGCGTGTGCATGCTGCCGGCCGAACACCAGTCGAGCTGGGTGATCGAGCAGCCGATGCGTTTCGTTCATCTGTATTTCACGCCCGACGCGCTGGCCGGGCACGCCGTGCGTCTGCTCGACGCAGAGCCCCGCCTGTTCACGCTGCACGACCGCACCTTCATCGAAGACGTGCATCTCGCACAAGCCTGCGCGAATATCGCTCAGCTCGATTGGACCGACCTGGACGACCGCATGCGCGCCAACGCGCTGGCCAACGACACGCTGTCGTATCTGGTGCAGACGCAGGGCCGCACGCGGGTGCTGGCCGTGCGCGGCGGGTTGGCGCCGCACGTGTGCCGGCGCATTGCCGCCCGCATCGATGCCGAACTGCATCTGCCCCTGTCGCTCGGACAACTGGCGGCAGAAGCCAACCTGTCGGAATTCCATTTCGCGCGGATGTTTCGTGCATCGTTCGGGGCCGCGCCGCATGAGTGGGTGATGCAGCAACGCATGGCGCGTGCACAAACGCTGCTGCGCACCACCACCCTTGCGCTGGCGACGATTGCCGAGCGCTGCGGCTTTGCCAGCCCGAGCCATTTCAGCCGGCGATTTGCACTCCAGCTTGGCGCGCCGCCGTCGCGCTACCGGCTGGCGTGGCAACACGGGTAA